In Megalobrama amblycephala isolate DHTTF-2021 linkage group LG10, ASM1881202v1, whole genome shotgun sequence, one DNA window encodes the following:
- the gabrg1 gene encoding gamma-aminobutyric acid receptor subunit gamma-1 isoform X2, protein MPFDAAVRPTVIETAVYVNSIGPVDPINMEYTIDIFFAQTWYDSRLKFNSSMKLLMLNSNMVGKIWIPDTFFRNSRKSDAHWITTPNRLLRLWSNGRVMYTLRLTINAECYLKLHNFPMDEHSCPLEFSSYGYPKNEIQYRWQRRSVEVADQRYWRLYQFAFVGLRNTSDVANTQSGEYVVMTIFFDLSRRMGYFTIQTYIPCSMIVVLSWVSFWINKDAVPARTSLGITTVLTMTTLSTISRKSLPKVSYVTAMDLFVSVCFIFTFAALMEYGTLHYFTSNRQNKKTKSSNAQKPSMVNIRPGTSLLQMNNIAPYHEDDDYAYECLDGKDCASFFCCFDDCRSGAWRENRMHVHVSKIDSYSRIFFPTAFGLFNLVYWIGYLYL, encoded by the exons ATGCCGTTTGATGCTGCAG TGAGACCGACAGTGATTGAGACGGCAGTGTACGTGAACAGCATAGGCCCGGTAGATCCCATCAATATG gaGTACACCATCGACATCTTCTTTGCTCAGACGTGGTACGACAGCAGACTGAAATTCAACAGCTCAATGAAACTCCTCATGCTCAACAGCAACATGGTGGGAAAAATCTGGATCCCTGACACGTTTTTCCGTAACTCTCGTAAATCTGACGCGCACTGGATCACGACACCGAATCGCCTTCTGCGGCTCTGGAGCAACGGAAGAGTAATGTATACTCTAAG GTTGACTATTAATGCGGAATGCTACCTTAAGCTGCATAACTTTCCCATGGATGAACATTCGTGCCCTCTGGAGTTTTCAAGCT ATGGGTATCCAAAGAATGAGATCCAGTATAGATGGCAGCGTCGTTCGGTTGAAGTTGCAGACCAGCGGTACTGGAGGCTTTACCAATTTGCCTTTGTGGGCCTACGCAACACTTCTGATGTGGCAAACACTCAGTCTG GAGAATACGTGGTTATGACTATTTTCTTTGACCTGAGCCGGAGAATGGGCTACTTCACCATCCAGACCTACATCCCCTGCAGTATGATTGTGGTTTTGTCCTGGGTCTCTTTCTGGATTAACAAGGATGCTGTACCTGCTAGAACATCTTTAG GAATCACCACTGTGCTCACCATGACAACCCTAAGCACCATATCGAGGAAGTCCTTGCCGAAGGTGTCGTACGTGACAGCCATGGATCTATTCGTGTCTGTCTGCTTCATCTTCACCTTTGCAGCTCTTATGGAATATGGGACTCTACATTATTTCACAAGCAATCGACAGAACAAGAAGACCAAATCAAGCAATGCACAG AAACCAAGCATGGTTAACATCAGACCTGGGACGTCTCTGCTGCAGATGAACAATATTGCTCCCTACCATGAGGATGACGATTATGCGTATGAATGTCTGGACGGGAAAGACTGCGCCAGTTTCTTCTGCTGCTTTGATGATTGTCGCTCCGGAGCTTGGCGTGAGAACAGAATGCATGTCCATGTCTCCAAAATCGACTCCTATTCCAGAATATTCTTCCCAACAGCCTTTGGTCTCTTCAATCTTGTCTACTGGATTGGATATCTGTATCTTTAA